The window TCTAAGCTGGCCTCATGGTGGGTGCTCTAATAGTGCATGAGCATTCTGCACATTAGAGCTCCAATGCTGCTGTATTGAAATACTTGACATGAAAGAGTATTATTAGATAAGAAATCCTTTCTCATTattacaaaaattttcaaaattaccaTTTGtcagtgaaagaaaaggaagcgctagtaaatataaatatgtacttgCATGTAATTCCAATTATTGCATAATTTTGAATGACTTTGAAAAGGTTTTCCAGTTTTTATCACCCACTTCTGTGAGTAGTGTTCATTGATGGTGACtgtcagctattttttttttaaatttttttttaaatttatttatgatagagagagagagagaggcagagacacaggcagagggagagggagaagcaggctccacgcaccgggagcccgacgtgggattcgatcccgggtctccaggatcgcgccctgggccaaaggcaggcgccaaaccgctgcgccacccaaggatccctgtcagctattttttaaaaaagattttttagggGCCGCCGGGGTcggtgaaggatctcaagatggctgggcgaaaacttgctctaaaaaccattgactgggtagcttttggggagatcataccccgaaaccagaaggccattgccaactccctgaaatcctggaatgagatgcttacctccaggttggctactcttcctgagaaaccGCCTGCTATCGACTGGGCTTACtacaaggccaatgtggcaaaggctggcttggtagatgactttgagaagaagtttaatgccctgaagtttcctgtgccagaggataaatacactgtccaggtggatgctgaggaaaaagaagatgtgaaaagctgtgctgagtttttgtccctctcaaaggccaggattgaagaatatgaaaaagagctggagaagatgaagaacataattccatttgatcagatgactattgaggacctgaatgaagtcttcccagaaaccaaattagacaagaagaagtatccctattggcctcacaagccaattgaaaatttataaacttgagttgaGGAGAAAGCAGCCCCGGCCCTCATATGATAAacattggacattaaaaataatgatacggtgaaaaaaaaaaagattttttaaaataataaatttattttttattggtgttcaatttgccaacatacagaataacacccagtgctcatcccctcaagtgccccccctcagtgcccgccacccattcacccccaccccccgccctcctcctcttccaccaccccgagttcgtttcccagagttaggagtctttatgttctgtctccctttctgatatttcccacacatttcttctcccttcccttctattccctttcactattatttatattccccaaatgaatgagaacatacactgtttgtccttctccgattgacttacttcactcagcataacaccctccaggtccatcctgGAGGATGCTTCCCcgatgaagcaaatggtgggtatttgtcgtttctaatggctgaggaatattccattgtatacatagaccgcatcttctttatccattcatctttcgatggacactgaggctccttccacagtgtggctattgtggacattgctgctagaaacatcggggtgcaggtgtcccggcgtttcattgcatctgtatctttggggtaaatccccaacagtgcaattgctgggtcgtagggcaggtctatttttaactctttgaggaacctccacacacttttccagagtggctgcaccagttcacattcccaccaacagtgcaggagggttcccctttctccacatcctctccaacatttgtggtttcctccttgttaattttccccattctcactggtgtgaggtgggatctcattgtggttttgatttgtatttccctgacggccagtgatgcagagcattttctcatgtgcatgttggccatgtctatgtcttcctctgtgagatttctcttcatgtctttttaaaaaaagtttttatttatttattcatgagagagacacacagacacacacagaggcagagacacaggcagagggagaagcaggatccattcagggaacccaatgtgggagtcATTCTTGGACCAGGGTCACAcccacaccttgagccgaagacagaccctcaaccactgagccatccaggcatcccttatcactgaattttaagaaattagtaCTTAAAGATCTTGACCAGGAGGCATGTAGCCATTTTAACGCCCAAaatctaatataaaaattatgtttgcagAAACAAGCTcaagtttcttataaaaatatgaatattttatttgtttttgttttcgaaaaatattttatttatttatttaagagaaagagaattatttgGAAGTTTTATGGAAAGCTAGTATTTAAAAACTTCCATAttaccatatattttcttttctttgtaattatatAGTGAAAAGAGAGtacaatgaatttttttccatCAAGCCCCATCTTGATGTCCCCAATTCCCTTCAGTTTACTCTGGTGTGCCAGTCAAATATTAGCAGTTTCTATGTGTGTCATGATGTGAGGAAGGTTGGAAGTACTGCACTGAGCCACTTCTTCCAGGAAGATGTTCAGAAGCACCCTCAAACTGTTATCATTTACCTTCCAGTACATATTTATACATCTTTATGATTACTTTCATTATATGTTTCtgctgatttgttttctttccgcTCCATTCTCCTCATGACTAGGAGGTTAGGAGCCCCACGAGAGCAAGGTATTTTCTGAAGATCAGGAGTGCCATATAGCTGTGGACTCCTTGATTCTGACTGCTTGTCTGAGGATGTTCTCTGACCCCAAGTTCCCTTTAggtgggcttttatttttttcttttttatctggtTTTTCCAAATGAGACAATTTTATTCCTAGTACACCAGGGTTAAGGTTTTTCCTCTGATGCCACCCGCCTCCAAAGCAATTGCATCAGTCAAAATTCTTGCCAATGACAGAAGCTGCctggatgaagaaacagaagaataattGATTAACAAAATATAGAGGGATGAGGACCATGCCAGAGGCTAAGCTTCTCAGAGTAATTTCCAAACATGACCTGGTCAGCTGAGGAAAACACTGGGGCTGCCACCAGGGACTAGATGCCACTTATATGCCAGAAACTTGCTGTTGCAGTCTTCTTTGCTGTCACCTGGGAAACAGTGCTGCTCCTTTCTCTTGTGGGCACCAGCTACTTAGTCAGGCATGAGTGCACTTATTGGTGGAACTAGGTCACATGCTTGGAGGGCTGGGAAGAGTTCTCAGCTGCACAGAGGGAAGTGGTTTCCCTGCCCACCAGCCTCCTCAATATGAGACTTCTCCCAACATTGAAAGAGGGTCAGAGGTGAGGTGGCAAAAATGAGTGTTAAATGTTTACTCTCTAGGTCCTCTCCAGGATGGCCTCAGGGGCTTCACTCAGTATTAGATGGTGAAGGAGGTATGAGATCAAGCTGGTGGTGCACTGGAAGGGGAACAGGGAATCCAGGGAATCCATATTCTTGTCCAGTTGGACATTGTATCACCCTTTATGGATGATGTCAGAAGTCAAAGGTGGGGGGCATGGaagaatgtttaaatatttatgtggAATATTTCAAGGAAGAATAACTGTTTTCTAAAAGGCCCAGAGCACAAGACTGTAGTGTGTTTCTGGGAGAAAACTAGACCGAAGAGCCAGCAAACTCCTTCATGGGCTCTGGTAGGTCACTTAGTTGGTGTCAGTTTCATGGACATTTGCCTTCATGACTGACACAGACTTCTCACTACTGGTATAGACACAGCAATCACCTTGCTCAGGGATCCAGAACAATCTAGAAGATGCTCTTTCCCATAAATGTTCTTTGTGAGCAGCATTCCCCTCAGTCTACCTTGTCCTCATAACTGTGCTCTGATAGTAAGCCTGGTGTGGGATAGGAGGTAGGATACAGATTTATCTTTGCTTTAATTCCAACACTTTCTGCCAGGAAGCCTTATTTCTTTGAGGTGCTACGTGGTTTCTGTTCATCTGGCACCTGAAGGCTGGGAGGAGGAGTAGTCAGCAAGAGAACAGATATCTCCTGAGTGCCTTCATGGTGAGGAGACCTGCCTCTTCACCATGCGCTGCAGGGCCCTTGCCACCTCCTTGTTGCGAAGGGTGTAGATGATGGGGTTGAGCATGGGTGTGATGACTGTGTAGAAGAGGCTGAGGATGCGGTTCATGGTGACAGAGGAGCCCGCCCGGGGCTGGATGTAGGTGATGCTGGCTGTTCCAAAGAAGAGGAAGACCACAAGCAGGTGGGAGGAGCAAGTAGAGAAGACCTTGCGACGGCTCTGGGTGGAGGCCATTGCCAGGATGGCACCCAGAATGCGGGCATAAGAGGCAATGATCAGAGAGAAGGGGACCATGATGAAGACCACGGTGGCTGTCATCACGGAGATTTCACTCTCGTGTTTCCCAGCACTTGCCAGCCTCAGTACTGGCAGGATGTCACAGAGGAAGTGCGGGATGATGGGGTggctggggaagggcagagtgaaGATGAGAGAGGAATGGGTGGTGGCTGTGATGATGCCCATGAGCCAGGAGACACCCACCATGGCCGTGCAGGCCCTCCAGCTCATGAGGGTGGCATAGTGCAGGGGCCGGCAGATGGCcgcatagcggtcataggccatggcTGTGAGGAGGCAGCACTCTGAGATGCCCAGGACCACAAAGACGTACATCTGGGCCACACAGCTCTGGAAGGAGATGGCCCGGGGGTATGGGGAGGCCAGGTCAACCAGGGTCCTGGGCACAATGTCCGTGGTGTACAGGAGCTCCACCACGGAGAGGTGGCGCAGGAGGAAGTACATGGGGGAATGCAGGGATGGGCTCGCCTGTGTGAGGAGGATGATGGCACAGTTACCCAGCAAGGTGACCAGGTAAACCAGAAGTACCATCCAGAACAGGGGTCCCTGCAGGGTCCTGAAGTCAGAAAATCCTAGAAGGAGAAATTCAGGCAGAGTCTGATTTTCCTCAGCCATCAATTCAGGCTGGAACCTATGGCACAACCAAGGAAGAGACATGTATACAGAAAAGAGCAGCACTTCTgtaatttagtatttttcattCAGTCTCCCCAGAATCAACTGAGACAGCATCTCCACTTTATGTATGAGGCCATTTGTCTTGGAGGTTAAATACTGTGCAAGCCTAGGGCTTGAGTCTAGGTTTCTTGACTCCAAATTTGCTGCATTTCTCACTATTCCTTACACTCTGAATCCTGCTGTATGGCCTAGTTCCCACAGGAAGAGACCCCCTCTCTGTACTTTGGGTCTTTCTTCAGAGTGGAGATGGAGTGGAGTTATGTCCTAAGctcctttttatttcctgtacTGAAACTCTAGCCTGAGAGACAATGTAGCACTTGCATCATGGACTCAGCCAGGGACTGTCCTAGGCTGGCATCTGATAATCTCCATGGTGGGCCGTGCATTTAGAATGCCATGCAATGATGGGATTGTGGGAATACTGCCCAATTGTCTCATGCTTTGGGATTCTATCAAGCCATTTTCCACAGATTACAGATTCACTACCTGTGCCCCATGAAGGGAGTGGGCCCGGGGCTGGCCACACTGTATTTTGGTCCCTCTTATCTGGGTCCCTGTGCTGAGCTACACCAGCTACCCTGTTTTAGCATGCTCTGTTCTCCCGTACGTTTCTACAGTGTGTGCCCCTGCAGAGAATGTTTCTATGCATCCTATTAAAATCCCACTCATCCTTCAAGCTCAACTCAAATTCCACCTCCCCTGTGGCAGCTTCTCTGTTCCTCATGGTCAGAAATGATTGCCCATGGCATGTCAGGATATCTGTCTGTAAGGGTCATATATTTCAGCATGGCTCAAGGCTTATCAACAACATCTTAGAGGGGTGCTGGGCAGTGTATGCTGGCACATCTGTAGTGACAGGGAGTTCAGCACCTAGGAGGTAGTCCTATCTAGCTTTGGCTTTCTCTGCTTATAGGATGGGTCTTTCATTATATTTGTCTTGGCTAAATTCTTAGTGTTTTACAGAACGTCTCACTCCTCTTGTACCAGACAGCTCTCCACATGCTTGAGGAAAGCACCTTTATCTGTGTTCTCATGGGTCATTAGTTGTACCTGGGTCCCAGCACTTTTTAGTGGAGTCTCCATTGTAAGATCCTGCAGTAcagttggggtggtggtggcggccTATTTTAACAACTACTGGTGCTTTCCGGGTGCCCAGTCCCTGCCAGGCACCATGCCAAAGGGCTTAGCATTCCAAACATCGTTGGATCTTCACAATCGCACTGTGACACAGAAACCTTtactttctccattttacagaagagcaaATGGAAGCCCATACAGCATTAGTAACTTTCTTGAAGCCACACATCTAGCAACTGAGGGTGTTCAGGTTTAAATCCAGACCCACCTAACACCAGAGTCTGTGCTCTGAGATCTGAGTCTGTCAGTTCTCAACCATCTTAGAGGCAAATTTAGTCACCCGGCCAACTAGATCTGGCACCTGCTGAGTGCTCGGCTGAATATTgattagatgaatgaatgaatctcactTATAAAGATAGGGGAACTGGTGGACAGAAAGATAAAGTGATCCACCTAGGgtatcgctgggtggctcagcggtttggcacctgccttcggcctggggcatggtcctggaatcccaggatggatcccatatcaggccccctgcatgaagcctgcttctccctctgcctgtgtctctgcctctgtctctgtctctcacaaatgaataaacaaaatcttaaaaaagtgacCCACTTAAAGTTAGGCAGCCAGTAAGACAGACAGGACACTGATCCTGAGTCTTGTAGAAGTCTGGGTTCCCAGCATTTGCAGGGCTTTTACCACCCACACTGATCCCACACACGAGATTAGCCTGGCCATCTTCATTGTTAGGGAGGAGAGTCTCACACTTTCTTCCTATTGCTCATAGACCTaaccttcctcccacccccactttgctgcttaatgtttttttttttcctgtagcttACACTTAGAGATTACCATGTGCTAGGCATCGTGCATGATCTTCGGTGCCTTCATAACAGCTCTTGTGCTAGTTGTAATTTGTTACTTCATCATTGCAGAGAAGGAACTGGAGCTCTGAGAGTTTAAGTTACCAATCTAGGATTACATGATTACTGAGTGGCAGAACCAGAATAGTAACTTGGAGCCTGAGGTTTAAACCATCTTGCCTACTGTATCTCCAGGGAGGCCAACGGCCTTACTCTTTACTCCTGGGAGATAAACTCCATCTAATGGGTTTGGACAGAAGGAGTATCTGAGTCCCTTGGTCCTCTTATATCCTATTCATAGCCCTTTAGGTGCTTGCACCACTGATAACCTACAGGATAGATcttgttattttcaaatttaaaaaatgttatttttgcaaTTAACATATTTGGTGTAAAGTCATCCATGATTTTCCCACTTGAGTTCTTTTCTATCTTATATATTACCCTTAAGTCTTTGTCCCACCACAAACCCATTTTATGTTTGTAATCAGTGTATATGCAGtttgtcttcttcctttcctttttttaaaaaaaatattttatttatttgagtaatctccatacccagggtagggcttgaactcatgaccccgagattaagagttgcgggggatcctgggtggctcagtggtttggcgcctgccttcggcccagggcgtgatcctggagtcccaggatcgagtcccgcatcaggctccctgcatggaacttgcttctccctctgcttgtgtctctgcctctctgtgtgtgtctctcataaataaataaataaaatctttttaaaaaaagagttgcatgctcttttgactgagccagccaggtgcccctttttcctttcctttttaatgtttgcCTGAAGCATTTTGCTGTGAGATCACATAGGATTTTGAGTGACCtcattcaaagttatttttttttcattcaaagttCTTTAGTAGTCCATTTAATTTTTCCACTACCATTTAATGAACACTTCTCATATTCCAGCAACTTATCTCCTGTACATCCTGACACAGTTGGGACAATCTTCAGAGAGACACTGGCTCTGAGGCCACTCCTATCTTCCAAAATCTCCtacagaggaacagagaggacagagaacaCTTTTTGGTCACAGAGAGGGGCTGAggatctctcttttcttaaaaattattttttaattgtggtaaaaacaCATAACGTAAAATTTACCATCCTAACCACTTTCTCCTGTGTGGCTTAGTAGTGTTAAGAATATTCACATTGTGGTACAGagaatctccagaactttttcatcttgcgaAACTAAAACTCTATACCCATCAAAAATTTCCCATTTCCAGCCTCCCTATGACTCTTTTGAAAACCTAACCTCTCATCTCCAACCCCTTCAGTAAGTCTTAGTGACATAGGCAGGTGTATAAATCAATCAGGTAAGTGGCATGTGGATTGAGTAACAGATAGATTGTGGATAAATGGTTAGATGGACAGAAGAACGAAGGGACGGAGGTGTGGCTGGATGACTGCATGACAGGTCAGCCTAGAGAGCCCTGAGTACAGGAGGTGAGGCTCTCAAAATGGGACAGAAATTGACAGCAGCTCTTTAGGTATAGATCTGCCATCTTGGGGGCAAGTAAGCTGGGATTCTGGAGGCCATTGCAGGATGTGGGAAATAGAGAGAGGACCACCTTTATTAAGTTAGGGAGGTCTTGAGGAGCACAGCCAGAAACTTATCTTTGTTCTTTCAGACTTTTTTTGCCTGAAGCATTAATAATGGGCactgcacgtgtgtgtgtgtgtgtgtgtgtgtgtgtgtgtgtgtgtgtgtgtattggggagGATATGGGGCAGCAAAGGAGAATGTGAGCAGCTCCATCTATGGGCTCTGAGATAGGGACCATGAACAGGAACCTAAGAATGTCCTAAGTTTTCATCAGGCACTGACCACAGGCAGTAGGGAGACGATGAGTGCCCTCTTGATGTACTTACACTTGCCCTGCACATGCTGGCTGCCCACTGCCTCATGTCCATCTCTTCAGCATACACACCTCATCATGCATTCAAAGGTTTCCTTGGTCTGAGTATGTACACTTGCCTTGCTGTATTACATATGGCTTCATCTGGGAGAAATTGTCCAGGCCCCCAGCTCCTTCTTGTCCCTTCTCCCCAGCCAGCCTGGTGGCACCTGGATCACATATCTGCAAATGCAATGGTAAAGTTTTGGGAAACTTCAGCTGAATTCTTTTCTCTTGTGACCAGGGATAGGTATTGGCTCCCAGGCCACAGAGAGAGTTTCTAAGGccttctattccttttcccttcctacCCTTACCTACCCTTAGCCTTGTCAGGGAAGGGCCAAGCTGGCCAAGATCGTGTGGGGCACTTACCTGGGGGAGATGGAAAAGGCCACCCAGCCAAGGTAGGGGCTGATGGGTGTGagctctgctcttcctcccctctTGGAAGTCTCTTTTCTGGTGCCCACAGTTATTCTCTAGCTGCTGTTGTGTCTTCACTCCCTTGGGACCTGGGAGGCCTTAACTCTTGGTGTTTCCCTAGGTGACTCTGAGCTGAAGGAGTGTCATGGGCCAGGTGATTCTGCCTAGGTCCCCAGTGTCTACTATTTCCTCTcatctttccttaaaaatattttatttatttatttgacagagggaaagagcaagtgagcacaagcagggggagtggcagagggagagggagaagtgaaaatctaggctgagcagggagcccaatgtaaggctcaatcccaggacctgagccaaaggcagacatttaactgactgagccaccatgaACCCCCATTCATCTCTCCTTGATCTCATTTCTCTTGGCCCACCTGTGtccttctctgtttcctcacACCTTGTTTCCTCTTCTGCCTAGCTTTCACCTCCTCACTCATTTAGGGTCGCCTTGGTCACAAATAGCATAAGATTTGAGCATCTCCTTCCAATATGCCTAGATTCTCACCACGGGTAATTCATTCATCTGTGTGAAATCTTGGCTCCTAGTTAAATGTATATGTTTCTGGAAAATTCTAGAAGTTAATTATAGTGAAATATGATGTAGTCATATTGATCTCCATTCTTAGTatgctttttaaatggaaagtgTTCCAGTGAAGAAATTGCCTGTCTCCAGGTCTCCTGTGTTACTGCAGATGTTCTTAGTGGGGCCGTCAAACCGAGAGTAAGCTTTCTGAATGTTTTCAGTCTGGGGTGGGTGGTGAAGTTCAGGGATAGAAAAGAGGTATTACCTGGAATAGTGAGGGCCTTTCCCTCAACTCCTGATGTCCTCTAGTGGACTCTGGCTTTTTCTCCACTTCTCATCTCCTGTTTTCCACATTTGTCCCTACGCCTCCACCCAATCTCTCTTACTGAGACCACCAATGTGTTGGCAGTTCCACTAGGTGATTTTCAGTCTTCATCTTACTCAATCTCTCAGCAGTATTTTGTCCTTTctccttaaaacattttcttttttgacctCTGTGACTCCCAAACACACATCTTTGGTCCAGGCTTCTCCTTGTATACACAGCTGAGTATCTCCCCTTGGATGTCTTAGAGCATCTCAAACTTACTGTGTCTCAAATAGAATTCTTGCTCCTCTCCCAAGTTCCTTTATCCCAGCAAGGGACCTGTTCCCACCCAGTTGTTCAGATAAAAAATCTACCTgtccattttaattcatttgttttagcACTCCACATTCAACTTCTCAGCAACTCCTGTCAATTCTGACTTCACAATGTAATCCCAAGCACCTCATCACCTCCACAGCTAGGGTCTTAGTCCAGCAAATTGTCCCTCACCAGGGCCATTCCTGTTCTCCAACTTGTCTCCATGCAGCCGGTGTAATTTTTTCCAAGTGTAAGTCAGATGATACTCCTCTCTCTTAAACCCTCCAGTAACTCAGTAACTTCTCACTTGAGGTAGAATAAACTGCAGACTCCTTCCCGTGATTTATAAGACCCCAGTGATTTGGTTGGGTATATTAAGTATGtctttttattctgatattttgACATCTGGAGCCTTACTGACTCTGGGTAGACTGCCCTCCCAGGGCCAGCTAATTCCCAGAGATAACAAATGGCTCACCTACAAGTCTTCATAAGCAAACCAACAATCCAGAGTCTGTGCCTTCAGCCACCACCTTTCCTGGGTTCTAAGACTCTGGGCCAAAGTATTCCTGGGACCTAATCATCCTAGGATCAGGTACCAGACAACTAGAGACAGCACTTAAACTCAGAGCTGGCTGAAATTATCCAAACTAGCTAAACCTAAACTTATCTATTCTGCTTACCCTGCCTTGCCCGTTCCTTCCCATGAAAATCACAAAACAGTCAACGGGTTTGtcgccagaacacaggtgtcgtgaaaaccacAGCTAAAcataaaccaaaatgggaaaggaaaagactcacatcaacatcgtcatCATTGGACATGTAGATttgggcaagtctaccactactggccatctcatctacaaatgtggtgggattgACAAAAGGACTATCGAaaaattgaggggatccctgggtggttcagcggtttggcgcctgcctttggcccggggtgtgatctgggggtcctgggatcgagtcccgcatcgggctcctggcatggagcctgcttctccctctgcctgtatctctgcctctctctctctgtctctatcatgaataaataaaatatatttttttataaatttattttttattggtgttcaatttgtcaacacacagaataacacccagtgctcatcccatcaagtgcccacctcagtgcccaccacccagtcactcccaccccccacccacctccccttccaccacccctagttcgtttcccagagttaggagtctttcatgttctgtctccctttctgatatttcccacttatttttctcctttcccctttattccctttcaatattttttatattccccaaatgaatgagactatataatgtttgtccttctgcgattgacttacttcactcagcataataccctccagttccatccacgttgaagcaaatggtgggtatttgtcgtttctaatggctgaggaatattaaataaaatcttttaaaaaaagaaaaatttgagaaggaggctgctgagatgggaaaaggctccttcaagtatgcctgggtcttggataaactgaaagctgaacatgAATGTGGTATCACCATTGCTATCTCCCTGTGaaaattcgagaccagcaagtattatgtgaccatcattgatgccccaggacacagaaactttatcaaaaacatggttacaggcacatctcaggctgactgtgctgtcctgattgttgctgctggtgttggtgaatttgaagcaggtatctccaagaatgggcagacccgtgagcatgcccttctggctttcACACAGGGTGTAAAACAACTGTtagtgttaacaaaatggataagccactgagccaccatacagccagaagagatagaGATACAAGGATTCATAAAGGAAgccagcacctacattaagaaaattggctacaaaaagaaaaagaaagaaaattggctacaaccctgaCACAAGTAGCATGTGTGCCAATTTCTGgctggaatggtgacaacatgatGGAGCCAAGGGCTAatatgccttggttcaagggatggaaagtcccCTGTAAAGATGGGAGTGCCCACGGAACCACACTGCTTGGagctctggattgcattctgccaccaactcatCCAACTGATGAACCCTTGCGTCTGCCTCTCTCAGGatgtctacaaaattggtggtattggtactgtcccagtgggtcgagtggagactggtgttcttaagtctggcatggtggtcacctttgcaccagtcaatgttacaactgaagtaaagtctgttgaaatgcaccatgaagctttgagtgaggctcttcctggggacaatgtgggcttcaatgtcaagaacgtatgtgtcaaagatgttcgttgtggcaacgtggctggtgacagcaaaaatgacccaccaatggaagcagctggcttcatggctcaggtgattatcctgaaccatccaggcaaaATCaatgctggatatgcacctgtgctggattgtcacacggTCCACATTGCTTgtaagtttgctgagctgaaggagaagatagattgttgttctggaaaaaagctagaagatggtcccaagttcttgaaatctggggatgctgccattgttgatatggttcctggcaaacctatgtgtgttgagagcttctctgactatcctcctctgagCTATTTTGCTGTtagtgacatgagacagacggttgctgtgggtgtcatcaaagaaGTGGACAAGAAGGCCGCAGGAGCTAAGTCACCAAGTCtccccagaaagctcagaaggctaaatgaatattatccacaatacctgccaccccagtcttaatcagtggtggaaaaacagtctcag of the Vulpes lagopus strain Blue_001 chromosome 5, ASM1834538v1, whole genome shotgun sequence genome contains:
- the LOC121490639 gene encoding olfactory receptor 10P1, translated to MAEENQTLPEFLLLGFSDFRTLQGPLFWMVLLVYLVTLLGNCAIILLTQASPSLHSPMYFLLRHLSVVELLYTTDIVPRTLVDLASPYPRAISFQSCVAQMYVFVVLGISECCLLTAMAYDRYAAICRPLHYATLMSWRACTAMVGVSWLMGIITATTHSSLIFTLPFPSHPIIPHFLCDILPVLRLASAGKHESEISVMTATVVFIMVPFSLIIASYARILGAILAMASTQSRRKVFSTCSSHLLVVFLFFGTASITYIQPRAGSSVTMNRILSLFYTVITPMLNPIIYTLRNKEVARALQRMVKRQVSSP